From the genome of Sander lucioperca isolate FBNREF2018 chromosome 1, SLUC_FBN_1.2, whole genome shotgun sequence, one region includes:
- the LOC116035135 gene encoding apelin receptor B-like, with product MEMETNEDYYYYDETENSTMCDYSEWTPSYSVIPVLYMLIFILGLSGNGVVIFTVWRAQGKRRAADVYIGNLALADLTFVVTLPLWAVYTAKGYDWIFGVALCKISSYVVLLNMYASVFCLTCMSFDRYLAIVHSLSSTQLRTRGHMQASLAAIWTLSGLLAAPTLVFRTTKFDVNINHTSCAMDFSLVMTKKDQENFWIAGLSISSSALGFLLPFLAMMVCYGFIGSTITRHFNTLRKEDQRKRRLLKIITTLVVVFAACWTPFHVVKSADALSYLQLFPATCAFLRFLLLAHPYATCLAYVNSCLNPFLYAFFDLRFRSQCLCLLNLKKSLHASPVSSLSSQKTEAQSLATKV from the coding sequence atggAGATGGAGACAAATGaagactactactactatgaTGAGACAGAAAACTCCACCATGTGTGACTATTCTGAGTGGACACCATCATACTCTGTCATCCCGGTGCTGTACATGCTTATCTTCATCCTCGGCCTCTCTGGAAATGGGGTGGTCATCTTCACCGTGTGGAGAGCCCAGGGTAAGCGGCGAGCTGCTGACGTCTACATCGGCAACCTGGCACTGGCTGACCTCACCTTTGTGGTCACTCTTCCTCTGTGGGCCGTTTACACCGCCAAGGGCTACGACTGGATCTTCGGAGTGGCTCTGTGTAAGATCAGCAGCTACGTGGTCCTGCTCAACATGTACGCCAGCGTCTTCTGCCTCACCTGCATGAGCTTCGACCGCTACCTGGCCATCGTCCACTCCTTGTCCAGCACCCAGCTGCGCACACGTGGCCACATGCAAGCCTCCCTGGCAGCCATCTGGACACTGTCTGGTCTCCTGGCTGCCCCGACTCTGGTCTTCCGCACCACCAAATTTGATGTCAACATCAACCACACATCCTGCGCTATGGACTTCAGCCTGGTGATGACCAAGAAAGATCAAGAGAACTTTTGGATCGCCGGTCTCAGCATCTCCTCCTCAGCTCTGGGCTTTCTTCTACCTTTCTTGGCGATGATGGTGTGCTACGGCTTTATCGGCTCCACCATCACCCGCCACTTCAACACTCTGCGCAAAGAGGACCAGCGTAAGAGGAGGCTGCTGAAGATCATCACCACGCTGGTAGTGGTGTTTGCCGCCTGCTGGACGCCCTTCCATGTTGTGAAAAGTGCTGACGCCCTCTCATATCTGCAGCTGTTTCCCGCCACCTGTGCGTTCCTGCGCTTCCTGCTGCTGGCTCACCCCTACGCCACCTGCCTGGCCTACGTCAACAGCTGCCTCAACCCCTTTCTTTACGCCTTCTTCGACCTGCGCTTCAGATCCCAGTGTCTGTGCCTACTCAACCTGAAGAAGTCCTTGCATGCAAGCCCTGTCAGTTCCCTGTCCTCTCAGAAGACAGAGGCTCAGTCTCTGGCCACGAAGGTGTGA
- the nfkbil1 gene encoding NF-kappa-B inhibitor-like protein 1 — MLSMMLRFFEANITTSPNLLFSQSALYSVRMVSRKQKRVWKYVEEGSLLKLKSYLRKHRDLDVSFYQGRRQRSPLHLACSLGDDAVLRLLLKHGADVLQKDRKGDTALHIAVNRALKHGKTAYGDLVEPIIKSCPEALNASNSAGVTPQDLLNWRKHKKSAENMSSPTERDPEKEWQEKLFGECEDEFCETFGVYDADDFLPVDDDEEDFGDWADRIRNDYFNKKHAEAQRLAASSSGWKKKKSKQEREQDEKSNKELHKRLQREHEEYLARAARKEEETRQGRKRRYDERCAATFDGGSSSGGTKLSYSDIPWPAPRGTVQEMLDVMLHGVDRKDVPVFRKMLRKQQALWHPDKFAQRCEARLEEKDKKRILDTVTALSQELNRLAQSLRT; from the exons ATGCTAAGCATGATGCTAAGGTTCTTCGAAGCGAACATAACAACGTCTCCTAACCTCCTTTTTTcacagtctgctctgtattCAGTCCGCATGGTGTCTCGCAAACAGAAGCGGGTGTGGAAATACGTGGAGGAGGGCAGTCTGCTGAAGCTGAAGTCGTACCTGCGGAAGCACCGGGACCTGGATGTGAGCTTCTACCAGGGCAGGAGGCAGAGGAGCCCGCTGCATCTAGCCTGCAGCCTGGGAGACGACGCTGTGCTGCGGCTGCTGCTGAAACACGGAGCCGATGTTCTCCAGAAGGACCGCAAAGGAGACACGGCGTTACACATCGCAGTCAACAGGGCTCTTAAACACGGGAAAACAG CGTATGGTGACCTGGTTGAGCCTATCATAAAGAGCTGTCCAGAAGCTTTGAACGCTTCCAACAGCGCTGGAGTCACACCTCAAGACCTGCTGAACTGGAGGAAACATAAAAAG AGTGCAGAAAACATGAGCAGTCCAACTGAAAGAGACCCTGAGAAGGAGTGGCAGGAAAAGCTGTTTGGTGAATGCGAGGATGAATTCTGTGAAACCTTTGGAGTATATGATG CCGATGACTTTCTTCCTGTCGATGATGACGAGGAAGACTTTGGGGACTGGGCTGACCGTATTAGAAATGATTATTTCAATAAAAAGCACGCTGAAGCTCAAAGACTGGCAGCGTCGTCTTCtggatggaaaaaaaagaagagtaaacaagagagagagcaggacgAGAAAAGCAACAAGGAGCTGCATAAGAGGCTGCAGAGGGAACACGAAGAGTATCTGGCACGAGCAGCACGTAAAGAGGAAGAGACTCGGCAGGGTAGGAAGCGCAGGTACGATGAAAGATGTGCAGCTACTTTTGATGGTGGCTCTTCATCTGGTGGCACAAAGCTGAGCTACAGCGACATCCCCTGGCCAGCTCCACGAGGTACAGTACAGGAGATGCTGGATGTGATGCTGCACGGCGTGGACAGAAAGGACGTGCCAGTGTTTCGTAAAATGCTCCGGAAGCAGCAAGCGCTGTGGCACCCTGATAAATTTGCTCAGCGATGTGAAGCTCGGTTAGAGGAGAAGGACAAGAAACGGATCCTGGATACAGTTACAGCTCTGTCGCAGGAGCTCAACAGACTGGCCCAGAGTCTGAGGACTTAA
- the atp6v0a2a gene encoding V-type proton ATPase 116 kDa subunit a2 isoform X1 → MVFRSEEMCLAQLFLQSGSEYDCISELGELGLVEFRDLNPSVSSFQRRFVSEIKRCDEMERILGYLLREIQKANIAVPEEDESPVAPPPRQVLEIMEQLQRLEMELSEVARNKEKLQRNLLELTEYTHMLKITRTFIHSRSRHEALGPQYEEFPTMETDSVTGCTGMQRLGAKLGFVSGLIQRVKVEAFERMLWRVCKGYTILSYAEVEENLADLDTGEISKSVVFLISFWGDQIGQKVQKICDCYHCHLYPHPENDEERADVLDSLRTRIQDLNNVLHRTEDYLRQVLQKASESAYTWVVKVKKMKAIYHILNLCSFDVTNKCLIAEVWCPVSDLANLRGALEEGARKGDSTVPSFVNRIPSSDTPPTMLRTNKFTSGFQSIVEAYGVGDYREVSPAPYTIITFPFLFAVMFGDLGHGMVMSLFALWMVLTEKKQKKKQSSNEIWAMLFNGRYIILMMGLFSIYTGLIYNDCFSKSLNIFGSGWSVKAMFTNQQWTNKTLQTNALLTLDPNVSGVFIGPYPFGIDPIWNMAVNRLSFLNSYKMKMSVVIGVIHMSFGVVLSVFNHLHFRQKFNVYLLFLPELLFLLCLFGYLVFMILYKWLAFGARDSSQAPSILIHFINMFVMQGKDLTPLYPGQTGLQIFLVVIAMLSVPVLLLGKPLYLYWLYRGGKGLSRRRGYERVRRVSEDDNSTAPSYEDDEEEGLDKIPSREALPKEFDFADVLLYQAIHTIEYCLGCISNTASYLRLWALSLAHAQLSEVLWGMVMRLGLRITTRVGVVFLVPVFGLFAMLTVSILLVMEGLSAFLHALRLHWVEFQNKFYHGTGVKFVPFDFSLLPSVFEQDGLL, encoded by the exons ATGGTGTTTCGGAGCGAGGAGATGTGCTTGGCGCAATTGTTTCTGCAGTCCGGCTCTGAATATGACTGCATTAGTGAGCTCGGGGAGCTGGGGCTGGTCGAGTTTCGAGAT CTCAATCCGAGTGTCAGCTCATTCCAGCGGCGCTTTGTCAGCGAAATCAAGAGATGTGATGAGATGGAGAGGATTCTGG GATACCTTCTGAGGGAGATCCAAAAGGCTAACATAGCTGTTCCAGAGGAGGATGAGAGCCCAGTTGCTCCTCCCCCCAGACAAGTCCTTGAGATCATG GAGCAGCTTCAGAGGCTGGAGATGGAGCTCAGCGAGGTGGCCCGAAACAAAGAGAAGCTGCAGAGGAACCTCCTGGAGCTCAcagagtacacacacatgctgaagATCACACGGACCTTCATACACAGCCGCTCCAGA CATGAGGCTCTTGGTCCCCAGTATGAAGAATTCCCCACTATGGAGACAGACTCGGTGACAGGATGCACCGGTATGCAAAGACTCGGAGCCAAGCTGGG GTTTGTGTCAGGCCTCATCCAGCGGGTGAAGGTGGAGGCCTTTGAGCGTATGTTGTGGAGAGTGTGTAAGGGTTACACCATCCTCAGCTACGCAGAAGTGGAAGAGAACCTCGCTGATCTCGACACT GGTGAGATCAGCAAAAGTGTTGTGTTTCTCATCTCTTTCTGGGGAGACCAGATCGgacaaaaagtacaaaaaatctGCGATTG TTACCACTGCCATCTTTACCCACACCCTGAGAACGATGAGGAGCGGGCAGATGTATTGGACAGCTTAAGGACTCGCATCCAAGACCTTAACAAT GTGCTGCACCGCACTGAAGACTACCTGAGGCAGGTTCTGCAGAAGGCCTCGGAGTCGGCCTACACCTGGGTTGTGAAGGTAAAAAAGATGAAGGCAATCTACCATATCCTGAACCTGTGCAGCTTCGACGTTACCAACAAGTGTCTGATTGCGGAAGTGTGGTGTCCCGTCAGTGACCTGGCAAACCTGCGGGGGGCGCTGGAAGAGGGTGCG agaaaAGGTGATTCCACCGTACCGTCCTTTGTGAACCGCATCCCGAGTTCTGACACACCACCCACCATGTTAAGAACCAACAAGTTCACATCTGGCTTTCAGAGCATTGTGGAGGCGTATGGGGTGGGGGACTATCGCGAGGTAAGCCCAG CTCCCTACACCATCATCACATTCCCCTTTCTGTTTGCTGTGATGTTTGGTGACCTCGGCCACGGGATGGTAATGAGTCTCTTTGCCTTGTGGATGGTGCTGAcggaaaaaaagcagaaaaagaaacaatCCAGTAATGAG ATATGGGCGATGCTCTTCAACGGACGTTACATCATCCTCATGATGGGGCTTTTCTCTATCTACACCGGGCTGATTTACAATGACTGTTTCTCCAAGTCTCTCAACATATTTGGCTCTGGGTGGAGTGTAAAGGCTATGTTTACAAATCAGCAGTGGAC AAATAAAACACTCCAAACAAATGCTTTGCTCACATTAGACCCTAACGTCAGTGGCGTTTTCATTGGGCCGTACCCATTTGGCATCGATCCT ATATGGAACATGGCAGTGAACCGGCTGTCCTTTCTCAACTCCTACAAGATGAAGATGTCAGTTGTTATCGGGGTCATCCACATGAGCTTTGGAGTGGTGCTGAGTGTCTTCAATCACTT GCACTTCCGACAGAAATTTAATGTCTATCTGCTATTTCTTCCTGAGCTGCTTTTCCTGCTCTGTCTCTTTGGCTACCTGGTCTTCATGATTCTATACAAGTGGTTGGCGTTCGGTGCACGAGACTCCAGCCAGGCTCCCAGCATCCTCATCCACTTCATTAACATGTTCGTCATGCAGGGGAAGGATCTCACTCCTCTCTACCCAGGACAG ACTGGGCTGCAGATTTTCTTAGTTGTGATAGCTATGCTGTCAGTTCCTGTGCTGCTGTTAGGAAAACCTCTTTACTTGTATTGGCTGTACCGTGGAGGCAAAGGCCTGAGCAGACGCAGA GGTTATGAGAGGGTGAGGCGTGTAAGTGAGGATGACAATTCCACAGCACCATCctatgaagatgatgaagaggagggacTTGATAAAATTCCAAGCAGAGAAGCTCTTCCCAAAGAG TTTGACTTTGCGGATGTGCTCCTGTACCAGGCCATTCACACCATCGAGTATTGCCTGGGCTGCATTTCCAACACTGCATCATACCTGCGTCTCTGGGCGCTCAGCTTGGCTCACGCCC AGCTGTCGGAGGTGTTGTGGGGCATGGTGATGCGCCTGGGTCTGAGGATCACCACGAGAGTGGGGGTGGTGTTTTTAGTCCCTGTGTTCGGCCTCTTCGCCATGCTTACCGTGTCCATCCTACTAGTCATGGAAGGTTTATCAGCGTTCCTTCACGCTCTCAGACTTCACTG GGTGGAGTTTCAGAACAAATTCTACCACGGGACTGGTGTCAAGTTTGTGCCCTTTGACTTCTCCCTCCTGCCCTCGGTTTTTGAACAAGATGgcttgctgtaa
- the atp6v0a2a gene encoding V-type proton ATPase 116 kDa subunit a2 isoform X2: MVFRSEEMCLAQLFLQSGSEYDCISELGELGLVEFRDLNPSVSSFQRRFVSEIKRCDEMERILGYLLREIQKANIAVPEEDESPVAPPPRQVLEIMEQLQRLEMELSEVARNKEKLQRNLLELTEYTHMLKITRTFIHSRSRYEEFPTMETDSVTGCTGMQRLGAKLGFVSGLIQRVKVEAFERMLWRVCKGYTILSYAEVEENLADLDTGEISKSVVFLISFWGDQIGQKVQKICDCYHCHLYPHPENDEERADVLDSLRTRIQDLNNVLHRTEDYLRQVLQKASESAYTWVVKVKKMKAIYHILNLCSFDVTNKCLIAEVWCPVSDLANLRGALEEGARKGDSTVPSFVNRIPSSDTPPTMLRTNKFTSGFQSIVEAYGVGDYREVSPAPYTIITFPFLFAVMFGDLGHGMVMSLFALWMVLTEKKQKKKQSSNEIWAMLFNGRYIILMMGLFSIYTGLIYNDCFSKSLNIFGSGWSVKAMFTNQQWTNKTLQTNALLTLDPNVSGVFIGPYPFGIDPIWNMAVNRLSFLNSYKMKMSVVIGVIHMSFGVVLSVFNHLHFRQKFNVYLLFLPELLFLLCLFGYLVFMILYKWLAFGARDSSQAPSILIHFINMFVMQGKDLTPLYPGQTGLQIFLVVIAMLSVPVLLLGKPLYLYWLYRGGKGLSRRRGYERVRRVSEDDNSTAPSYEDDEEEGLDKIPSREALPKEFDFADVLLYQAIHTIEYCLGCISNTASYLRLWALSLAHAQLSEVLWGMVMRLGLRITTRVGVVFLVPVFGLFAMLTVSILLVMEGLSAFLHALRLHWVEFQNKFYHGTGVKFVPFDFSLLPSVFEQDGLL, from the exons ATGGTGTTTCGGAGCGAGGAGATGTGCTTGGCGCAATTGTTTCTGCAGTCCGGCTCTGAATATGACTGCATTAGTGAGCTCGGGGAGCTGGGGCTGGTCGAGTTTCGAGAT CTCAATCCGAGTGTCAGCTCATTCCAGCGGCGCTTTGTCAGCGAAATCAAGAGATGTGATGAGATGGAGAGGATTCTGG GATACCTTCTGAGGGAGATCCAAAAGGCTAACATAGCTGTTCCAGAGGAGGATGAGAGCCCAGTTGCTCCTCCCCCCAGACAAGTCCTTGAGATCATG GAGCAGCTTCAGAGGCTGGAGATGGAGCTCAGCGAGGTGGCCCGAAACAAAGAGAAGCTGCAGAGGAACCTCCTGGAGCTCAcagagtacacacacatgctgaagATCACACGGACCTTCATACACAGCCGCTCCAGA TATGAAGAATTCCCCACTATGGAGACAGACTCGGTGACAGGATGCACCGGTATGCAAAGACTCGGAGCCAAGCTGGG GTTTGTGTCAGGCCTCATCCAGCGGGTGAAGGTGGAGGCCTTTGAGCGTATGTTGTGGAGAGTGTGTAAGGGTTACACCATCCTCAGCTACGCAGAAGTGGAAGAGAACCTCGCTGATCTCGACACT GGTGAGATCAGCAAAAGTGTTGTGTTTCTCATCTCTTTCTGGGGAGACCAGATCGgacaaaaagtacaaaaaatctGCGATTG TTACCACTGCCATCTTTACCCACACCCTGAGAACGATGAGGAGCGGGCAGATGTATTGGACAGCTTAAGGACTCGCATCCAAGACCTTAACAAT GTGCTGCACCGCACTGAAGACTACCTGAGGCAGGTTCTGCAGAAGGCCTCGGAGTCGGCCTACACCTGGGTTGTGAAGGTAAAAAAGATGAAGGCAATCTACCATATCCTGAACCTGTGCAGCTTCGACGTTACCAACAAGTGTCTGATTGCGGAAGTGTGGTGTCCCGTCAGTGACCTGGCAAACCTGCGGGGGGCGCTGGAAGAGGGTGCG agaaaAGGTGATTCCACCGTACCGTCCTTTGTGAACCGCATCCCGAGTTCTGACACACCACCCACCATGTTAAGAACCAACAAGTTCACATCTGGCTTTCAGAGCATTGTGGAGGCGTATGGGGTGGGGGACTATCGCGAGGTAAGCCCAG CTCCCTACACCATCATCACATTCCCCTTTCTGTTTGCTGTGATGTTTGGTGACCTCGGCCACGGGATGGTAATGAGTCTCTTTGCCTTGTGGATGGTGCTGAcggaaaaaaagcagaaaaagaaacaatCCAGTAATGAG ATATGGGCGATGCTCTTCAACGGACGTTACATCATCCTCATGATGGGGCTTTTCTCTATCTACACCGGGCTGATTTACAATGACTGTTTCTCCAAGTCTCTCAACATATTTGGCTCTGGGTGGAGTGTAAAGGCTATGTTTACAAATCAGCAGTGGAC AAATAAAACACTCCAAACAAATGCTTTGCTCACATTAGACCCTAACGTCAGTGGCGTTTTCATTGGGCCGTACCCATTTGGCATCGATCCT ATATGGAACATGGCAGTGAACCGGCTGTCCTTTCTCAACTCCTACAAGATGAAGATGTCAGTTGTTATCGGGGTCATCCACATGAGCTTTGGAGTGGTGCTGAGTGTCTTCAATCACTT GCACTTCCGACAGAAATTTAATGTCTATCTGCTATTTCTTCCTGAGCTGCTTTTCCTGCTCTGTCTCTTTGGCTACCTGGTCTTCATGATTCTATACAAGTGGTTGGCGTTCGGTGCACGAGACTCCAGCCAGGCTCCCAGCATCCTCATCCACTTCATTAACATGTTCGTCATGCAGGGGAAGGATCTCACTCCTCTCTACCCAGGACAG ACTGGGCTGCAGATTTTCTTAGTTGTGATAGCTATGCTGTCAGTTCCTGTGCTGCTGTTAGGAAAACCTCTTTACTTGTATTGGCTGTACCGTGGAGGCAAAGGCCTGAGCAGACGCAGA GGTTATGAGAGGGTGAGGCGTGTAAGTGAGGATGACAATTCCACAGCACCATCctatgaagatgatgaagaggagggacTTGATAAAATTCCAAGCAGAGAAGCTCTTCCCAAAGAG TTTGACTTTGCGGATGTGCTCCTGTACCAGGCCATTCACACCATCGAGTATTGCCTGGGCTGCATTTCCAACACTGCATCATACCTGCGTCTCTGGGCGCTCAGCTTGGCTCACGCCC AGCTGTCGGAGGTGTTGTGGGGCATGGTGATGCGCCTGGGTCTGAGGATCACCACGAGAGTGGGGGTGGTGTTTTTAGTCCCTGTGTTCGGCCTCTTCGCCATGCTTACCGTGTCCATCCTACTAGTCATGGAAGGTTTATCAGCGTTCCTTCACGCTCTCAGACTTCACTG GGTGGAGTTTCAGAACAAATTCTACCACGGGACTGGTGTCAAGTTTGTGCCCTTTGACTTCTCCCTCCTGCCCTCGGTTTTTGAACAAGATGgcttgctgtaa